ACGGTGACCAGCGGCATCGTCTCGGCCCTGGCCCGCACCAATGTGGGCATCACCGATTACCGCTCGTTCATCCAGACCGACGCCGCCATCAATCCCGGCAATTCCGGCGGTGCCCTGGTGTCCATGGACGGCAAGCTGATCGGCATCAATTCCGCCATCTTCTCCAAAGGCGGCGGCTCCAACGGTATCGGTTTCGCCATCCCCACCTCTTTGGTGCGCACGGTGCTGGCCAGCATCAAGGAAACCGGCAAGGTGGTGCGGCCGTGGCTGGGGGCCTCGGGTCAGGCGGTGACCAGCGAACTGGCCCAGGCGCTCAGCCTCAGCCGCCCGGTCGGCATTCTCATCAACAACATCCACAAGGACGGCCCCGCCGCCCGCGCCGGCCTGCGGCCCGGCGACGTGGTGGTCTCCATCAACGAGCACGAGGTCGACGACCCCGAGGGCATGCGCTTCCGTCTCGCCACCTTGGGGCCGGGGGCCGACGCCCACCTGACCGTACTGCGCGACGGCGCACAGCGGGTGCTGAACGTGCGCCTGATCGCGCCGCCGGAAAGCCCGGCGCGCGAGGTGACCGAAGTGGGCGGCGCCAATCCCTTCACCGGCTCGGTCATCGCCAACCTCAATCCGGCCCTGGCCGAGGAACTGGGGCTGGAAAGCGCCGCCATCGGCGTGGTGGTGCTGAAGATCAAGCGCGGTTCCATCGCCCACCGCCTGCGCATCGAACCCGGCGATATCATCCTGCGCATCAACGACCAGGCCATCGCCAGCGTCACCGATGCCCGCCGGGTGCTGACGCGGGAAGCGCCGGGCTGGGCCATCATGGTGGAACGCGACGGCGAGAAACTGAGCCTGCAGGTGGGCGGGTGACCAGCCTGTTCGAGCGCCCGCAGGATCGCCCGCTGGCCGACCGGCTGCGACCGGCCAGTCTGGATCAGGTGGTCGGTCAGGATCATCTGATCGGCCCCAGCGGGCCTTTGGGCCGCATGCTGGC
This is a stretch of genomic DNA from Magnetospirillum gryphiswaldense MSR-1 v2. It encodes these proteins:
- a CDS encoding DegQ family serine endoprotease: MPALRLSSLFAALALVAALPAWGQAVPTSRPQIQQSFSPVVKQTAPAVVNIYTKRVVRTATSPLLNDPFFRRFFGDQLPQGMPQERVQNSLGSGVIVTPDGTVITNHHVVKGADEVTVVLADRREFEAKLLGSDERSDLAVLKIDPGKDALPVLPMGNSDALEVGDLVIAIGNPFGVGQTVTSGIVSALARTNVGITDYRSFIQTDAAINPGNSGGALVSMDGKLIGINSAIFSKGGGSNGIGFAIPTSLVRTVLASIKETGKVVRPWLGASGQAVTSELAQALSLSRPVGILINNIHKDGPAARAGLRPGDVVVSINEHEVDDPEGMRFRLATLGPGADAHLTVLRDGAQRVLNVRLIAPPESPAREVTEVGGANPFTGSVIANLNPALAEELGLESAAIGVVVLKIKRGSIAHRLRIEPGDIILRINDQAIASVTDARRVLTREAPGWAIMVERDGEKLSLQVGG